The Streptomyces europaeiscabiei genome window below encodes:
- a CDS encoding wax ester/triacylglycerol synthase family O-acyltransferase: MTSDLLAPLDLAFWNIESAEHPMHLAALGVFTANSPTAGAHAAELLATRAAAVPGLRMRIRDVWLPDVRLPLAFGGATREPVTDFEPFDHVRLHAPTADFHEVAGRLMERPLERGRPPWEAHVLPGEDGTSFAVLFKFHHALADGLRALTLAAAVMDPIDMPAPRPRPAEPPRGLLDEVRKLPGLVRGTFSDLGRALDIGASVARTTLDATLGARSSAALTSEASGTRRTAGVLVDLDDVHRIRKTVGGTVNDVLIAVVAGALRRWLDERGDGSEGVAPRALIPVSRRRPRTAHPQGNRLSGYLMKLPVDDPDPLGRLRTVRAAMDRNKDAGPNRGAGAVALLADHVLPLGHRLGGPLVSQAARLWFDILVTSVPLPSLGLRLGGCPLAEIYPLAPLAHGQSLAVAVSTYRGSVHYGLVADAEAVPDLELLSRAVTREVQDLLAACEP, from the coding sequence TTGACTTCTGACCTGCTCGCCCCACTCGACCTTGCGTTCTGGAACATCGAGTCCGCCGAACATCCCATGCACCTGGCCGCCCTGGGCGTCTTCACCGCGAACTCGCCCACCGCGGGAGCCCACGCCGCCGAGCTGCTCGCCACGCGGGCCGCCGCGGTACCGGGGCTGCGGATGCGGATCCGGGACGTATGGCTCCCGGACGTACGGCTGCCGCTGGCGTTCGGCGGCGCGACCCGGGAGCCCGTCACCGACTTCGAGCCCTTCGACCACGTACGGCTGCACGCGCCGACCGCGGACTTCCACGAGGTGGCCGGCCGGCTGATGGAGCGCCCGCTGGAGCGCGGCCGCCCGCCGTGGGAGGCGCATGTGCTCCCCGGGGAGGACGGCACCTCCTTCGCCGTGCTGTTCAAGTTCCACCACGCCCTGGCCGACGGACTGCGGGCGCTGACGCTCGCCGCCGCCGTCATGGACCCCATCGACATGCCCGCGCCCCGGCCGCGCCCCGCGGAACCGCCGCGCGGCCTCCTTGACGAGGTGCGCAAGCTGCCCGGCCTGGTCCGGGGTACCTTCTCCGACCTCGGGCGCGCGCTCGACATCGGCGCCTCCGTCGCCCGCACCACGCTCGACGCGACCCTCGGCGCCCGGTCCTCCGCCGCGCTGACCTCCGAGGCCAGCGGCACCCGCCGTACCGCCGGGGTGCTCGTGGACCTCGACGACGTGCACCGGATCCGCAAGACCGTCGGCGGCACCGTCAACGACGTCCTCATCGCCGTGGTGGCGGGGGCGCTGCGGCGGTGGCTGGACGAGCGCGGGGACGGCAGCGAGGGGGTCGCGCCCCGGGCCCTGATCCCCGTCTCCAGGCGCCGCCCGCGTACGGCGCACCCGCAGGGCAACCGGCTCTCCGGGTACCTGATGAAACTGCCCGTGGACGACCCGGACCCGCTCGGGCGGTTGCGTACGGTGCGCGCGGCGATGGACCGCAACAAGGACGCCGGGCCCAACCGGGGCGCCGGCGCGGTCGCCCTCCTCGCGGATCATGTGCTGCCCCTCGGCCACCGGCTCGGCGGCCCGCTCGTCAGCCAGGCGGCCCGCCTCTGGTTCGACATCCTCGTCACCAGCGTCCCCCTGCCGAGCCTCGGCCTCCGCCTCGGCGGCTGCCCGCTCGCGGAGATCTACCCCCTGGCTCCGCTCGCCCACGGCCAGTCGCTCGCCGTGGCCGTCTCGACGTACCGGGGAAGCGTCCACTACGGGCTGGTCGCCGACGCGGAGGCCGTTCCGGATCTGGAGCTGCTCTCCCGGGCGGTCACCCGGGAGGTCCAGGACCTGTTGGCGGCGTGTGAGCCGTGA
- the glgA gene encoding glycogen synthase: MRVGLLTREYPPDVYGGAGVHVEFLARELRSLVDLDVHCWGEGAGGGVVRHRPWSALDGANDALRTFSVDLSIAAGLEGRELVHSHTWYANLAGHFGKLLHGIPHVVTAHSLEPLRPWKAEQLGGGYALSSWAERTAVESADAVIAVSGAMRDDILDCYPALDPAKLHVVHNGIDTSLYRPDHGTDVLGRIGIDTGRPYVLFVGRITRQKGVPHLLRAVRDIDPAVQVVLCAGAPDTPETDQEFRDLFAELSRTREGLFWIPQMLPRPDVIQLLTHAAVFVCPSVYEPLGIVNLEAMACGTAVVASRVGGIPEVVEDGVTGLLVSAEDGFEDRLARALDSVLADPRAAARMGEAGRERVVREFGWDAVARRTVQLYEEVLKQG, encoded by the coding sequence GTGCGAGTCGGCCTGCTGACCCGGGAGTATCCGCCCGACGTCTACGGTGGCGCGGGTGTCCATGTCGAGTTCCTCGCCCGCGAGTTGAGGTCCCTCGTCGACCTGGACGTGCACTGCTGGGGCGAGGGGGCGGGCGGCGGCGTCGTACGCCACCGGCCCTGGTCCGCGCTCGACGGCGCCAACGACGCGCTGCGCACCTTCTCCGTGGACCTCTCCATCGCGGCCGGTCTCGAAGGCCGCGAACTGGTCCACTCGCACACCTGGTACGCCAACCTCGCCGGCCACTTCGGCAAGCTGCTGCACGGCATCCCGCACGTCGTGACCGCCCACTCGCTGGAGCCGCTTCGCCCCTGGAAGGCCGAGCAGCTGGGCGGCGGCTACGCCCTGTCCAGCTGGGCCGAGCGCACCGCCGTGGAGTCCGCCGACGCGGTGATCGCCGTGTCCGGCGCCATGCGCGACGACATCCTCGACTGCTATCCCGCCCTGGACCCGGCGAAGCTCCACGTCGTGCACAACGGCATCGACACCTCCCTCTACCGGCCGGACCACGGCACGGACGTCCTCGGCCGCATCGGCATCGACACCGGCCGCCCGTACGTCCTCTTCGTCGGCCGCATCACCCGGCAGAAGGGCGTGCCCCACCTGCTGCGTGCCGTACGGGACATCGACCCGGCCGTGCAGGTCGTGCTCTGCGCGGGCGCACCCGACACCCCGGAGACAGACCAGGAGTTCCGCGACCTCTTCGCGGAACTGAGCCGCACGCGCGAGGGCCTGTTCTGGATCCCGCAGATGCTGCCGCGCCCGGATGTGATCCAGCTCCTCACGCACGCCGCGGTGTTCGTCTGCCCGTCGGTGTACGAGCCGCTGGGTATTGTCAACCTGGAGGCCATGGCCTGCGGCACGGCCGTGGTGGCCTCGCGGGTCGGCGGCATCCCGGAGGTCGTGGAGGACGGTGTCACGGGCCTCCTCGTGTCGGCCGAGGACGGCTTCGAGGACCGGCTGGCCCGGGCTCTCGACTCGGTGCTCGCCGATCCCCGGGCGGCCGCCCGTATGGGCGAGGCCGGACGGGAGCGGGTGGTGCGGGAGTTCGGCTGGGACGCGGTCGCCCGGCGGACGGTCCAGCTGTACGAGGAAGTCCTCAAACAGGGCTAG
- the glgC gene encoding glucose-1-phosphate adenylyltransferase has protein sequence MRRGGPSVLGIVLAGGEGKRLMPLTADRAKPAVTFGGTYRLVDFVLSNLVNADILRICVLTQYKSHSLDRHITTTWRMSSLLGNYVTPVPAQQRLGPRWYLGSADALLQSLNLVHDEQPEYVAVFGADHVYRMDPRQMLAQHIEGGAGVTVAGIRVPRTESSSFGVITPGSDGRTVERFLEKPSDPPGLVDDPESVFASMGNYIFTTKALVEALQRDAEDESSVHDMGGSILPQLTDRGEAQLYDFSANHVPGETTRDQGYWRDVGSLDAYYDAHMDLIAERPAFNLFNRSWPIYTSSGQLSPARFNAGGIASESIISSGCLIRGQVTRSILSPGVVVDPGAVVQGSVLHDNVHIGRGAVVRGAVLDKNVQVPPGATIGVNPERDAELYTVSRGGVIALGKGQRVS, from the coding sequence ATGCGGCGGGGTGGACCTTCGGTGCTGGGAATCGTACTGGCGGGCGGGGAGGGCAAGAGGCTGATGCCCTTGACCGCCGACCGTGCGAAACCAGCCGTGACTTTCGGCGGAACGTATCGCCTGGTGGATTTCGTGCTCTCCAATCTCGTCAACGCGGACATTCTGCGCATCTGCGTGCTCACGCAGTACAAGTCGCACTCGCTGGACCGGCACATCACCACGACCTGGCGGATGTCGAGCCTGCTGGGCAACTACGTCACCCCGGTCCCGGCGCAGCAGCGGCTGGGTCCGCGCTGGTACCTGGGCAGCGCGGACGCGCTGCTGCAGTCACTGAACCTGGTGCACGACGAACAGCCGGAGTACGTCGCCGTGTTCGGCGCCGACCACGTCTACCGCATGGATCCCCGCCAGATGCTGGCGCAGCACATCGAGGGCGGCGCGGGCGTGACGGTGGCCGGCATCCGCGTGCCGCGCACGGAGTCGTCGTCCTTCGGTGTGATCACGCCCGGCTCCGACGGCCGGACCGTGGAGCGCTTCCTGGAGAAGCCGTCCGACCCGCCGGGCCTGGTCGACGATCCCGAATCCGTGTTCGCCTCGATGGGCAACTACATCTTCACCACCAAGGCCCTGGTGGAGGCGCTCCAGCGTGACGCCGAGGACGAGAGCTCCGTCCACGACATGGGCGGCTCGATCCTGCCCCAGCTCACCGACCGGGGCGAGGCGCAGCTGTACGACTTCAGCGCCAACCACGTGCCCGGCGAGACCACCCGCGACCAGGGGTACTGGCGAGACGTCGGTTCGCTCGACGCCTACTACGACGCCCATATGGACCTCATCGCCGAGCGCCCCGCCTTCAACCTCTTCAACCGCAGCTGGCCCATCTACACCAGCTCCGGCCAGCTCTCCCCGGCCCGCTTCAACGCGGGCGGCATCGCCAGCGAGTCGATCATCAGTTCTGGCTGTCTGATCCGCGGCCAGGTGACCAGGTCCATCCTGTCGCCGGGTGTCGTCGTCGACCCGGGTGCGGTCGTCCAGGGCTCGGTCCTGCACGACAACGTCCACATCGGGCGGGGCGCGGTCGTCCGGGGGGCCGTGCTCGACAAGAACGTCCAGGTGCCCCCGGGGGCCACGATCGGAGTCAACCCCGAACGGGACGCCGAGTTGTACACCGTCTCCAGGGGTGGAGTGATCGCCCTGGGGAAGGGGCAGCGGGTGTCTTAG
- the gndA gene encoding NADP-dependent phosphogluconate dehydrogenase: MSTSAQIGVTGLAVMGSNLARNFARNGYTVAVHNRSAAKTHALIKEHGHEGDFIAAETAKDFVQALERPRRLVVMVKAGGPTDAVIEEFAPLLEPGDMIIDGGNAHFADTRRREAALRDQGIHFVGAGISGGEEGALNGPSIMPGGPVESYDSLGPMLEKISAKASDGAPCVTHVGPDGAGHFVKMVHNGIEYADMQLIGEAYQLLRDVAGYSPAQIAEIFRTWNTGRLDSYLIEITAEVLAHVDAATGKPFVDVVVDQAEQKGTGRWTVQIALDLGVPVSGIAEAVFARSLSGHAALRDASRSLAGPRATPLSAAEAGAFADRVEQALYASKIVSYTQGFHEIDAARDEYDWNIDLGKVASIWRGGCIIRAAFLDRIRAAYDARPDLPSLLSDDAFAQEIAAAQDDWREVLVAATRQGVPTPGFAAALAYYDALRAERLPAALTQGQRDFFGAHTYRRVDREGSFHTLWGQGRGEVEA; encoded by the coding sequence ATGAGCACTTCAGCCCAGATCGGCGTCACCGGCCTCGCGGTCATGGGGAGCAACCTCGCCCGCAACTTCGCCCGCAACGGCTACACGGTCGCCGTCCACAACCGCTCCGCGGCGAAGACCCACGCGCTGATCAAGGAGCACGGGCACGAGGGCGACTTCATCGCGGCCGAGACCGCCAAGGACTTCGTGCAGGCGCTGGAGAGGCCCCGGCGCCTGGTCGTCATGGTGAAGGCGGGCGGGCCGACGGACGCGGTGATCGAGGAGTTCGCGCCGCTCCTGGAGCCCGGCGACATGATCATCGACGGTGGCAACGCGCACTTCGCCGACACCCGCCGCCGGGAGGCCGCGCTGCGCGACCAGGGCATCCACTTCGTCGGCGCCGGCATCTCCGGCGGCGAGGAGGGCGCGCTCAACGGGCCGAGCATCATGCCGGGCGGCCCGGTCGAGTCGTACGACTCCCTCGGCCCGATGCTGGAGAAGATCTCCGCGAAGGCCTCCGACGGCGCGCCGTGCGTCACGCACGTGGGGCCGGACGGCGCCGGGCACTTCGTGAAGATGGTCCACAACGGCATCGAGTACGCCGACATGCAGCTGATCGGCGAGGCGTACCAACTGCTGCGCGATGTGGCCGGATACAGCCCCGCGCAGATCGCGGAGATCTTCCGTACCTGGAACACCGGGCGGCTCGACTCGTATCTGATCGAGATCACGGCCGAGGTGCTGGCGCACGTGGACGCCGCCACCGGCAAGCCGTTCGTGGACGTGGTCGTCGACCAGGCGGAGCAGAAGGGCACCGGCCGCTGGACCGTCCAGATCGCGCTGGACCTGGGCGTTCCGGTCTCCGGCATCGCCGAGGCCGTCTTCGCGCGCTCCCTGTCGGGCCACGCCGCGCTGCGCGACGCCTCCCGCTCGCTGGCCGGCCCCAGGGCCACGCCGCTCAGCGCGGCCGAGGCGGGCGCCTTCGCCGACCGGGTCGAGCAGGCGCTGTACGCCTCCAAGATCGTGTCGTACACCCAGGGCTTCCACGAGATCGACGCGGCCCGTGACGAGTACGACTGGAACATCGACCTCGGCAAGGTGGCGTCGATCTGGCGGGGCGGCTGCATCATCCGCGCGGCCTTCCTCGACCGGATCCGTGCCGCGTACGACGCCCGGCCCGACCTGCCGAGCCTGCTCTCCGACGACGCGTTCGCCCAGGAGATCGCGGCGGCGCAGGACGACTGGCGCGAGGTGCTGGTGGCCGCGACGCGTCAGGGTGTGCCGACGCCCGGGTTCGCGGCGGCGCTGGCGTACTACGACGCGCTGCGCGCCGAGCGGTTGCCCGCGGCGCTCACGCAGGGGCAGCGGGACTTCTTCGGGGCGCACACGTACCGGAGGGTGGACCGGGAGGGGTCGTTCCACACGCTGTGGGGACAGGGCCGCGGTGAGGTCGAAGCCTAA
- a CDS encoding (2Fe-2S)-binding protein, translating to MDHDPGLDALSALGGFFVLRTGEPPHGPLPTLAEAYAARDAHVEREVYANPVIFRVRKVARSVRAPEPRVAASIAHLGFAARLWSVALGAAALYGRVLDLDPGLLCWDADASAPDELWLTEVRSLPAERIGEVVRDGHLVPLAAALRAQLPVSERLLWGNAASALMGAVRQIDHWAAANGRTEEASRARALAAELFAHPALAGTLDPVTYRRRSCCLYYRLPGGGLCGDCCFDRPPGPRPLGGRRRT from the coding sequence GTGGATCACGACCCCGGCCTCGACGCCCTCTCGGCCCTCGGCGGTTTCTTCGTACTACGCACGGGCGAACCGCCGCACGGTCCCCTGCCCACCCTCGCGGAGGCCTATGCGGCACGGGATGCCCATGTGGAAAGGGAGGTTTACGCGAATCCCGTAATTTTCCGTGTCCGGAAGGTCGCGCGGAGTGTGCGGGCGCCCGAACCGCGCGTGGCCGCCTCCATCGCCCACCTCGGTTTCGCCGCCCGCCTGTGGTCGGTGGCCCTCGGCGCGGCAGCCCTGTACGGCCGCGTCCTCGACCTGGACCCGGGCCTCCTGTGCTGGGACGCGGACGCGAGCGCCCCGGACGAGCTGTGGCTGACCGAGGTGCGGAGCCTGCCCGCCGAGCGGATCGGCGAGGTCGTACGGGACGGCCACCTCGTACCGCTGGCGGCGGCTCTGCGCGCTCAACTGCCCGTCTCCGAGCGCCTGCTGTGGGGGAACGCGGCCTCTGCGCTGATGGGGGCGGTGCGCCAGATCGACCACTGGGCCGCCGCCAACGGCCGTACGGAGGAAGCGAGTCGGGCCCGCGCGCTCGCCGCCGAGCTGTTCGCGCACCCCGCCCTGGCGGGCACGCTCGACCCGGTGACGTACCGCCGCCGCAGCTGCTGTCTCTACTACCGGCTGCCCGGCGGTGGCCTGTGCGGGGACTGCTGCTTCGACCGGCCGCCCGGCCCGCGGCCCCTCGGTGGCCGCCGCCGCACCTGA
- a CDS encoding transglycosylase family protein → MAVRGRHRRYQPNRINRASLTVTAGGAGMALPLIGTGVAEAADVETWDKVAACESTNDWNINTGNGYYGGLQFSQSTWEAFGGTAYAARADLATKEQQIAIAEKVLDGQGPGAWPTCSGPAGLTIGDVKPQTTPQSQAGRVEMYTVVQGDTLSEIADSREVRGGWRKLYEANRRTIGSDPDVIVPGQRLSLNTTGQKKEQKKEQQKEQKKEQKKVQKEQKQKEQPSEKRQESASFVAPVSASLGTPYRASGSSWSKGYHTGVDFPVATGSSVKSVAAGEVVTSGWGGSFGYQVVIRHADGRYTQYAHLSAISVKAGQNVGAGQRIGRSGSTGNSSGPHLHFEVRTGPGFGSDIDPIAYLRAGGVRI, encoded by the coding sequence ATGGCCGTACGCGGTCGGCACCGCCGGTACCAGCCGAACAGGATCAACCGCGCTTCACTCACCGTCACGGCGGGCGGCGCCGGGATGGCGCTCCCGTTGATCGGCACCGGGGTCGCGGAAGCGGCCGATGTCGAGACCTGGGACAAGGTCGCGGCCTGTGAGTCCACCAACGACTGGAACATCAACACCGGGAACGGGTACTACGGCGGTCTCCAGTTCAGCCAGTCCACCTGGGAGGCCTTCGGCGGTACGGCCTACGCCGCCCGCGCGGACCTGGCCACCAAGGAACAGCAGATCGCGATCGCCGAGAAGGTCCTCGACGGGCAGGGCCCCGGGGCCTGGCCCACGTGTTCGGGCCCCGCCGGCCTCACGATCGGGGACGTGAAACCCCAGACCACGCCACAGTCACAGGCCGGCAGGGTCGAGATGTACACGGTGGTCCAGGGCGACACCCTCTCCGAGATCGCCGATTCCCGTGAGGTCAGGGGCGGTTGGCGCAAGCTCTACGAGGCCAACCGCAGAACCATCGGCTCCGATCCGGACGTGATAGTCCCCGGACAGCGGCTGAGCCTGAACACGACGGGTCAGAAGAAGGAACAGAAAAAGGAACAGCAGAAAGAGCAGAAGAAAGAACAGAAGAAGGTTCAGAAGGAGCAGAAGCAGAAGGAGCAGCCGTCCGAGAAGCGGCAGGAGTCGGCGTCCTTCGTCGCCCCGGTGAGTGCCTCCCTGGGCACGCCCTACCGGGCCTCGGGCTCCTCCTGGTCCAAGGGCTACCACACGGGCGTCGACTTCCCCGTGGCGACCGGCAGCTCCGTGAAGTCCGTGGCCGCCGGTGAGGTCGTCACCTCGGGCTGGGGCGGCTCCTTCGGCTACCAGGTGGTGATCCGGCACGCCGACGGCCGCTACACGCAGTACGCCCATCTGTCGGCGATCTCCGTGAAGGCCGGCCAGAACGTGGGCGCGGGCCAGCGCATCGGCCGCTCCGGCTCCACCGGCAACAGCTCGGGCCCGCATCTGCACTTCGAGGTGCGGACGGGGCCCGGCTTCGGCAGCGACATCGATCCGATCGCCTACCTGCGTGCGGGAGGGGTGCGGATCTGA
- a CDS encoding DMT family transporter translates to MSALALSVLLSFVSAVAYAGGAIVQERVAVSSPAPSYAPLRRPVWWAAVGLNGLGGLLHVVALAYGPLSVVQPLGALTIVFALPMAALFVGRRAGATAWRGAIMATVGLAGLLSLVGSADVQSLDTTQRVLVAVVSGGAVAALMVAGRAAHRHPAVRSILLAVASGVAFGMSSVFTKTVAVDWTDGVALSDVPTLAVIGVFATAGLLLSQAAYRGGGLAAPLATLTVVNPVVAAAVGITMFGETFRYGTAGTLLALGCGVVAAGGLILLTTERLGDEVRAERTDEEAPVTAADRQSLALEELLAGLPRRTAEIPAAGDAIGLDKRVVVPAPFLGRSAADEDDAPPGLLLQPFHGELYVPRTLLDRHRDRVKS, encoded by the coding sequence ATGAGTGCCCTCGCGTTGTCCGTACTGTTGTCGTTCGTCTCCGCCGTCGCGTACGCGGGCGGGGCGATCGTCCAGGAGCGTGTCGCGGTGTCCTCCCCCGCCCCGTCCTACGCGCCGCTGCGCCGGCCGGTCTGGTGGGCCGCCGTCGGACTGAACGGCCTCGGTGGGCTGCTGCACGTGGTGGCCCTGGCCTACGGCCCCCTGAGCGTGGTGCAGCCGCTCGGTGCGCTGACCATCGTCTTCGCCCTGCCCATGGCGGCTCTGTTCGTGGGCCGCAGGGCGGGTGCGACTGCCTGGCGGGGCGCGATCATGGCGACGGTGGGTCTCGCGGGCCTGCTCTCCCTGGTCGGCTCGGCCGACGTGCAGTCGCTGGACACCACCCAGCGTGTGCTGGTGGCCGTGGTCAGCGGTGGCGCGGTGGCCGCACTGATGGTGGCGGGCCGCGCCGCGCACCGGCACCCGGCGGTGCGCAGCATCCTGCTGGCGGTCGCCTCCGGTGTCGCGTTCGGCATGTCCTCGGTCTTCACGAAGACGGTCGCCGTCGACTGGACGGACGGCGTCGCGCTCTCCGACGTGCCGACCCTCGCGGTCATAGGCGTCTTCGCGACGGCCGGTCTGCTGCTGTCCCAGGCCGCCTATCGGGGCGGCGGCCTCGCGGCCCCGCTCGCCACGCTCACCGTGGTGAACCCGGTGGTGGCGGCCGCGGTCGGCATCACGATGTTCGGCGAGACGTTCCGCTACGGCACGGCCGGCACCCTCCTCGCGCTGGGCTGCGGCGTCGTCGCGGCGGGCGGTCTGATCCTGCTGACCACCGAGCGCCTCGGCGACGAGGTCCGGGCCGAGCGGACCGACGAGGAAGCCCCGGTCACGGCCGCCGACCGGCAGTCCCTGGCCCTGGAGGAGCTGCTCGCGGGGCTTCCGCGGCGCACCGCGGAGATCCCGGCCGCAGGCGACGCCATCGGCCTGGACAAGCGCGTGGTCGTACCGGCCCCGTTCCTGGGGAGGAGCGCGGCGGACGAGGACGACGCACCGCCCGGCCTGCTGCTGCAACCGTTCCACGGCGAGCTGTACGTGCCCAGGACACTTCTCGACCGGCACCGCGACCGCGTGAAATCCTGA